In one window of Photobacterium leiognathi DNA:
- the rraA gene encoding ribonuclease E activity regulator RraA, which translates to MEYNTSELCDIYLEQVDVVEPMFSSYGGRSSFGGQITTVKCFEDNGVIREVLEQPGAGRVLLVDGGGSLRRALIDIDLAHLAQENEWEGLIVYGCVRHVDELDELDLGIQALASIPVGADQRDIGEVDVAVNFGGVTFLPEDHIYADNTGVILSPEPLDID; encoded by the coding sequence ATGGAATACAATACTTCTGAACTGTGTGATATCTATCTCGAACAAGTTGATGTCGTTGAACCAATGTTCAGCTCTTACGGTGGCCGCAGCTCCTTTGGCGGACAAATTACTACGGTAAAATGCTTTGAAGATAACGGGGTTATCCGTGAAGTATTAGAGCAACCGGGTGCTGGTCGTGTGTTATTAGTCGATGGTGGCGGTTCGCTACGCCGTGCGTTAATCGATATTGATTTAGCCCATCTTGCACAAGAAAATGAATGGGAAGGCTTGATTGTCTATGGCTGCGTTCGCCATGTGGATGAGCTTGATGAGTTAGATTTAGGTATCCAAGCCTTAGCTTCTATCCCTGTTGGTGCAGATCAACGTGATATTGGTGAAGTGGATGTTGCTGTGAACTTTGGTGGCGTGACCTTCTTACCTGAAGATCATATCTATGCTGATAATACTGGCGTTATTCTTTCGCCAGAGCCATTAGATATCGACTAA